The following proteins are co-located in the Vigna angularis cultivar LongXiaoDou No.4 chromosome 2, ASM1680809v1, whole genome shotgun sequence genome:
- the LOC128195192 gene encoding uncharacterized protein LOC128195192: MFVSIEKIQTYESITSSQSKEISSLDSLAHVLGSQEHCGRVRGLGLGPCPSKVFGVHAHSHVGSSSSTPSNVELQSQVSSLTSSNVKLESQVSSLTSQVNEMKAIMTLLLQNHQGPLPSQFTVFQRSSGFVEFSQLKVRLKGSCELFSQVTLRVAMRVVSHSELSRITSPCRECLLFGSFVVRAGALCE; encoded by the exons ATGTTTGTCTCAATA gaaaaaattcaaacatatgaaTCTATAACATCGTctcaatcaaaagaaatatcaagtTTAGATTCATTGGCTCATGTTTTAGGAAGCCAAGAGCATTGTGGACGTGTTCGCGGTCTAGGTTTGGGTCCTTGCCCATCTAAAGTCTTTGGAGTCCATGCTCATTCTCATGTTGGATCATCTTCATCTACTCCTTCTAATGTTGAATTACAATCTcag GTATCTTCATTGACTTCTTCTAATGTTAAATTAGAATCTCAG gtatcttcattgacatcacaagtcaatgaaatgaAGGCAATCATGACACTTTTGTTGCAAAATCATCAAGGTCCATTGCCTTCACAATTTACAGTATTTCAAAGATCATCg GGTTTTGTTGAGTTCTCACAACTCAAGGTTCGGTTGAAGGGTTCTTGTGAGCTGTTCAGTCAAGTTActctaag agtcgctatgcgagttgtctcgcatagcgagttgtCTCGCATAACGAGTCCCTGTAGAGAGTGCTTATTGTTTGGGTCATTCGTTGTGCGagctggtgcgctgtgcgaatga